Proteins encoded in a region of the Altererythrobacter ishigakiensis genome:
- a CDS encoding DUF4139 domain-containing protein, translating to MHILKNRGRAALATAMLLSSSAVLSQDDSSAQGDVSVTIYNNDVALVQDIRQIAINAGRSRIEFPDVSARIRPETLSFAANGAAIVEQNFDFDLLTPQKMMEKSIGQTVTLIRTNPATGLETRERAKVLSTAGGVVVQIGDRIEVLRDDGLPVRVVFDRVPPNLRARPTLSVNVQSDRAGTRPASIRYLTSGLGWGADYVALFDEARGTIDMQGWVTLTNNTGTTFHNADTLLVAGNPGSAQRQYSNYPRGQTSRGAPAIRPGIESANREQVGDYYLYPISGRTTIANAQTKQVSLLDVQGVPARKVYGHTVGWLANFDEPQNVSSQISFSSSSEGGLGDALPAGTVRFYQRDREGSPQFIGESSVSHTPMGSELTLRTGDAFDIMVKSEVEKRERISSSEYDTYKRWQVIEDGEIAREGTVQYARQYWRTTMRYTLTNAKPTPVEVELVQAGLDWGWWRRDFRVISEDVQGEQLNADKRKYVISVPANGEREVRVTYATAY from the coding sequence ATGCATATATTGAAGAACCGCGGGCGTGCAGCTTTGGCAACCGCAATGCTGTTGTCGAGTAGTGCTGTTCTGTCGCAGGATGACAGCAGCGCGCAAGGAGATGTCTCCGTCACAATCTATAACAACGATGTGGCGCTGGTTCAGGACATTCGCCAAATTGCGATCAACGCTGGCCGAAGCCGGATCGAGTTTCCCGATGTCTCTGCCCGTATTCGCCCTGAAACCCTGAGCTTTGCTGCCAACGGCGCGGCCATTGTTGAGCAGAACTTCGATTTCGATCTGCTGACACCGCAAAAAATGATGGAGAAGTCCATCGGACAGACCGTCACGCTGATACGGACAAACCCCGCGACAGGGCTCGAAACCCGGGAGCGCGCAAAGGTGCTTTCGACTGCCGGTGGCGTTGTTGTCCAGATCGGCGACAGGATCGAAGTTCTTCGGGATGACGGTCTGCCTGTGCGCGTTGTATTCGATCGCGTTCCGCCCAATCTGCGCGCGCGCCCCACTCTGTCAGTCAACGTGCAAAGCGACCGTGCAGGCACGCGACCCGCTTCTATCCGGTATTTGACTTCGGGGCTGGGGTGGGGGGCCGACTATGTCGCGCTGTTTGACGAAGCTCGCGGTACTATCGACATGCAGGGTTGGGTTACCCTGACCAACAATACCGGGACAACCTTTCACAATGCGGACACATTGCTGGTTGCGGGCAATCCCGGTTCGGCTCAGCGCCAGTATAGCAACTATCCGCGCGGCCAGACTTCGCGCGGCGCTCCCGCCATTCGTCCTGGCATCGAAAGTGCCAATCGCGAGCAAGTCGGTGACTATTATCTTTATCCGATCAGCGGGCGGACCACGATCGCCAACGCTCAAACCAAGCAAGTGAGTCTTCTGGATGTGCAGGGTGTGCCAGCCCGCAAGGTCTACGGCCATACCGTTGGCTGGTTGGCGAACTTCGATGAGCCGCAAAATGTCAGCAGCCAGATATCATTCAGTTCATCGAGTGAAGGTGGATTGGGCGATGCGCTGCCGGCCGGCACAGTGCGCTTCTATCAGCGGGACCGGGAAGGCAGTCCTCAATTCATAGGAGAAAGCTCGGTCAGCCATACTCCCATGGGTAGTGAACTGACTTTGCGCACCGGTGACGCATTTGACATAATGGTCAAATCCGAAGTCGAAAAGCGCGAGCGAATCTCGTCGAGCGAGTACGACACCTACAAGCGCTGGCAAGTGATTGAAGACGGTGAAATCGCACGAGAAGGGACGGTACAATACGCCCGCCAATATTGGCGCACGACAATGCGTTACACGCTTACCAATGCGAAGCCCACGCCGGTGGAAGTTGAATTGGTCCAGGCGGGCCTGGATTGGGGCTGGTGGCGCCGCGATTTCCGCGTGATCAGCGAGGATGTTCAGGGTGAGCAGCTTAATGCCGACAAGCGCAAATATGTAATCTCCGTACCCGCAAACGGAGAGCGTGAAGTCCGCGTTACTTACGCTACGGCGTATTGA
- the recA gene encoding recombinase RecA — MATNLKLVEKESSVDRQKALDAALAQIDRAFGKGSAMKLGSKEAMNVESISTGSLGLDIALGIGGLPKGRVIEVYGPESSGKTTLALHVIAEAQKNGGTAAFVDAEHALDPVYAKALGVDIDELIVSQPDTGEQALEITDTLVRSNAIDVLVVDSVAALVPRAEIEGEMGDSHVGLQARLMSQSLRKLTGSINRSKCMVIFINQLRMKIGVMYGNPETTTGGNALKFYASVRLDIRRTGQIKDRDEVVGNSTRVKVVKNKVAPPFKQVEFDIMYGEGISKIGEILDLGVKAGIVEKSGSWFSYDSIRIGQGRENAKTYLKENPEICDKLEAAIRGRTDEVAEEMMAGPDAEA; from the coding sequence ATGGCTACAAATCTGAAACTGGTTGAAAAGGAGTCATCCGTGGATCGTCAGAAGGCGCTTGACGCCGCGCTTGCACAGATTGACCGGGCCTTCGGCAAGGGCTCGGCTATGAAATTGGGTTCTAAGGAAGCGATGAATGTCGAATCGATTTCGACTGGTTCGCTGGGCCTGGACATTGCTCTTGGGATTGGTGGTCTGCCGAAAGGCCGCGTGATTGAAGTGTACGGCCCGGAAAGCTCAGGCAAGACCACACTTGCGCTGCACGTGATTGCAGAAGCGCAGAAGAATGGTGGCACGGCGGCTTTTGTCGATGCGGAGCATGCGCTTGATCCGGTATATGCCAAGGCGCTTGGCGTCGACATCGACGAACTGATCGTGTCTCAGCCGGATACCGGCGAACAGGCACTAGAGATTACGGACACGCTGGTGCGCTCGAATGCGATCGATGTGCTGGTCGTGGACTCTGTCGCTGCACTGGTGCCGCGTGCCGAGATCGAAGGTGAGATGGGTGATAGCCACGTTGGCTTGCAAGCTCGCTTGATGTCGCAATCGCTGCGTAAGCTGACCGGCTCGATCAATCGTTCAAAGTGCATGGTGATCTTTATCAACCAGCTGCGCATGAAGATCGGCGTAATGTACGGTAACCCTGAGACCACTACTGGTGGTAATGCACTTAAGTTTTATGCTTCGGTTCGCCTGGACATCCGCCGCACTGGTCAGATCAAGGATCGCGACGAGGTGGTCGGAAACTCGACCCGAGTTAAGGTGGTCAAGAACAAGGTGGCCCCGCCCTTCAAGCAAGTCGAATTCGACATCATGTATGGCGAAGGTATCTCCAAGATTGGCGAAATTCTCGACCTCGGTGTGAAGGCTGGCATTGTTGAGAAGTCAGGTAGCTGGTTCTCCTATGACAGCATTCGTATCGGGCAGGGTCGCGAGAACGCCAAGACTTACCTGAAAGAGAACCCTGAGATTTGCGACAAGTTGGAAGCTGCTATTCGCGGCCGCACCGATGAAGTCGCCGAGGAAATGATGGCAGGGCCTGACGCGGAGGCCTGA
- a CDS encoding DUF2062 domain-containing protein, whose product MAKRSKTWLADKLRGYFPKREEMARNRYLAPIAHRFLSPELWRFTRRSVPRGVALGLFAGFIIPVGQIFLAAFLALPARANVPLSALVTFVTNPFTFPFWAVVANRLGAFILKIDSAATGGAARSEIESGRWSWLIEMFEGVGVTVLVTVLGFIVLAVVSAAVGYLLSSIVWRFMVFRRRSRQLRRMEARLDERLGAHQG is encoded by the coding sequence ATGGCGAAACGATCAAAGACCTGGTTAGCGGACAAACTGCGCGGCTATTTTCCCAAACGGGAAGAAATGGCGCGCAATCGATATCTGGCGCCAATCGCACACAGGTTTTTGTCGCCAGAGCTTTGGCGTTTTACACGCAGGTCCGTTCCAAGAGGCGTGGCGCTGGGCCTTTTTGCTGGATTTATCATTCCGGTCGGCCAAATCTTTCTGGCGGCTTTCCTCGCTCTTCCTGCACGTGCCAATGTTCCGCTTTCCGCGCTTGTGACATTCGTGACTAACCCGTTCACTTTTCCGTTTTGGGCTGTTGTAGCAAACCGGCTGGGCGCATTTATTCTCAAGATCGACAGCGCTGCGACAGGCGGCGCGGCGCGATCCGAGATCGAAAGCGGCCGTTGGTCCTGGCTGATCGAAATGTTCGAAGGCGTCGGCGTGACAGTGCTTGTGACAGTGCTCGGCTTTATTGTCCTTGCTGTTGTAAGCGCTGCAGTCGGTTATCTGTTGTCGAGCATTGTATGGCGTTTCATGGTCTTTCGTCGGCGATCAAGGCAATTGCGCCGTATGGAAGCTCGGCTGGATGAGCGGTTGGGAGCGCATCAGGGATGA
- a CDS encoding alpha/beta hydrolase family protein, whose amino-acid sequence MPRINLQSLATARSVFATMLFGAGLVAPVPIAAQIQVPPLEFYGELPAVEDAVVSPSGAYTALLQTARGERVITVIDSAGNPVKQLAVGDARVRGIEWVGEEAILLLRTETDRTTRRFGNEKVEWWRGNVIPLDDSRDVVSIFANQRYVANAIVGFYGIRNVDGRWKGYFGGFRKGRASGERARILDFAPALYAVDLLSGEVDLVAYAPDYPTLRRWLVNAEGKVGATLEINEQNGGWRIENAEGKTIAKGNQPRGEVSLTGFGADGRSIIYRYYDDAVEQNKRMQVSADGSTTTELWTDVQISEFVRDKSSGVVMGILTTDAKYQLAEEAKQARMQEALNVALGRKGIGVEVEGFSSDMRAIVVSTSGNYDSGTWLRVNPDNDSRSILALERPAIQGPVIGQVSEFSYQAQDGLDMQGILTLPPGIQPENLPVVILPHGGPNAHNDLEFDWWAQAFASRGYAVFQPNFRGSTGRGEDFVNAGDGEWGRKMQTDKSDGLRALAKAGIVDAGRACIVGASYGGYAAVAGVTIEQDVYRCAVAVNGVFDLKRLLDWRITGRRDIFRRAADRQFGKETDLDAISPTKLAQRADAPIMLIHGRDDTVVPYEQSLFMKDALEDADKPVAMISLDGEDHYLSQPDTRKAMLKAAVGFVERHNPPG is encoded by the coding sequence ATGCCACGTATAAATCTGCAGTCGCTCGCAACTGCAAGATCAGTGTTTGCGACCATGCTGTTTGGAGCAGGTCTTGTGGCGCCCGTGCCGATTGCAGCGCAGATTCAGGTTCCGCCACTTGAGTTTTACGGTGAACTTCCTGCAGTTGAAGACGCAGTGGTGTCCCCGTCAGGCGCATACACCGCGCTCCTGCAGACCGCACGCGGTGAGCGCGTAATCACGGTTATCGATTCCGCGGGCAATCCGGTAAAGCAGCTTGCCGTTGGCGACGCGCGAGTACGAGGCATCGAATGGGTTGGTGAAGAAGCTATTCTTCTCTTGCGCACTGAAACGGATCGCACCACCCGCCGTTTCGGGAATGAAAAGGTCGAATGGTGGCGGGGGAACGTGATTCCGCTGGACGACAGTCGCGACGTTGTTTCGATATTTGCCAATCAACGCTACGTGGCGAATGCGATTGTTGGTTTCTACGGCATTCGCAATGTGGACGGCCGATGGAAGGGCTACTTCGGCGGCTTTCGAAAGGGACGGGCATCTGGGGAGCGTGCGCGCATTCTTGATTTCGCGCCTGCGCTGTATGCTGTTGATCTTCTGAGCGGAGAGGTCGATCTGGTTGCCTATGCGCCGGATTATCCAACCTTGCGAAGATGGCTGGTAAACGCCGAAGGCAAGGTTGGAGCGACGCTGGAAATCAATGAACAAAACGGCGGTTGGCGGATAGAAAACGCCGAAGGGAAGACGATTGCGAAAGGAAATCAGCCGCGTGGCGAGGTAAGTTTGACCGGCTTTGGTGCTGACGGACGCAGCATAATCTATCGCTACTACGACGATGCAGTTGAGCAGAACAAGCGCATGCAAGTTTCTGCCGATGGTTCGACAACCACTGAGCTATGGACAGACGTTCAAATCTCAGAGTTCGTTCGCGACAAAAGCTCAGGCGTTGTCATGGGCATTTTGACGACCGACGCCAAATACCAGCTGGCCGAAGAGGCCAAGCAAGCTCGAATGCAAGAGGCGCTGAACGTGGCCCTCGGTCGTAAAGGGATCGGTGTCGAAGTAGAGGGCTTCAGCTCCGACATGCGGGCTATCGTCGTCTCGACAAGCGGGAACTACGACAGCGGCACTTGGCTCAGGGTCAACCCGGATAACGACAGCCGTTCGATTCTCGCGCTGGAGCGGCCTGCAATTCAAGGGCCGGTGATCGGGCAAGTTTCGGAATTCTCATACCAGGCGCAAGATGGGCTCGATATGCAGGGAATTCTGACCCTGCCGCCAGGAATACAGCCAGAAAATCTGCCTGTTGTGATCTTGCCTCACGGCGGTCCGAATGCGCATAACGACCTTGAGTTCGACTGGTGGGCACAAGCCTTCGCATCGCGTGGTTACGCCGTTTTTCAACCTAACTTCCGCGGTTCGACTGGGCGCGGAGAAGACTTCGTCAACGCCGGCGATGGCGAATGGGGCCGGAAGATGCAGACGGACAAATCGGACGGTCTCAGAGCCTTGGCCAAAGCGGGTATTGTTGACGCTGGACGCGCTTGCATCGTCGGCGCAAGCTATGGTGGCTATGCGGCAGTTGCCGGCGTAACCATCGAGCAAGATGTTTATCGTTGCGCAGTCGCAGTCAACGGAGTGTTTGATCTTAAACGTCTTCTCGATTGGCGCATAACCGGTAGGCGAGATATTTTCCGCCGCGCGGCGGACCGGCAGTTCGGCAAAGAGACCGATCTGGACGCGATCTCGCCAACCAAGCTTGCTCAGCGGGCTGACGCCCCGATAATGCTGATCCATGGACGCGATGATACAGTTGTCCCATATGAACAATCCTTGTTCATGAAGGATGCTTTGGAGGACGCAGATAAGCCGGTCGCAATGATCTCATTGGACGGTGAAGATCACTATCTGTCACAGCCCGATACACGCAAAGCCATGCTCAAAGCGGCAGTAGGGTTCGTAGAGCGGCATAATCCGCCGGGCTGA
- the smpB gene encoding SsrA-binding protein SmpB: protein MARPKPESFDKQKIVAENRRARFDYAIEEKFEAGLALQGTEVKALRAGEATIAESYAEVRDGEVWLINANIPEYSHGNRLNHEPKRPRKLLLNSREINKLFGAVERKGMTLIPMSIYFNKAGRAKVELALGKGRKSQDKREYIKDRDWKRDKARLMREKG from the coding sequence ATGGCGCGCCCCAAACCAGAATCCTTCGACAAGCAAAAGATCGTCGCTGAAAACCGGCGCGCAAGATTCGATTATGCTATCGAGGAGAAGTTCGAAGCAGGGCTCGCCTTACAAGGCACGGAAGTAAAAGCATTGCGTGCAGGTGAGGCGACGATCGCTGAAAGCTATGCGGAAGTACGCGATGGCGAAGTATGGCTCATCAACGCGAATATTCCGGAATATAGCCATGGCAACCGGCTCAATCATGAACCCAAGAGGCCGCGCAAGCTGCTGCTGAATTCGCGTGAGATCAACAAGCTGTTCGGTGCGGTCGAGCGCAAGGGCATGACATTGATCCCGATGTCGATCTACTTCAACAAGGCAGGGCGGGCCAAGGTAGAGTTGGCTTTAGGCAAAGGCCGAAAATCGCAAGACAAGCGTGAATACATCAAGGATCGCGATTGGAAGCGCGACAAGGCGCGCTTGATGCGCGAAAAAGGCTAG
- a CDS encoding DUF4139 domain-containing protein, whose amino-acid sequence MSAVRAFVGLALALASSPLAARDLVQASQPSDVAVTIYRDPYGDFDRNDPRGFAMISETRSVTLPAGDSTIRFEGVAEGMIAVSAIVSGLPGGTIEKNRNADLLSPAALVDGTLGNRVTITRTNPATGQEESEQAIVRTRADGGIVLQTSLGYEAVRCSGLPERVNFDSIPDGLSAQPVFSIDTHDETGGTYQVTLTYLSWGFDWQAHYVTRLEKPGRRSKQNASMLSWLTLVNDNAQSFQNAELMVVAGKLNVESDFEELAQPPRGEPLRLTCWPRGNTAAGSVPDVYPNLPPPPPPSPMMNETIVVTGARVRSEMFDAAAPVAVLAGEENLGDLKLFRVPEPITVRAKGLKQVAFLKKDRVRGEMIYEAACAYWDSRNEGSFEPARLMFITENDEEHGLGVSLPRGGVTVFEPSSAGELLVGEDDIRDYPVGQEVEIQLTQSTNLFYKCTATGKTRSAREGQSEWREMRTAITNASSQSARLRLEIGSTDNVEVQRVKGLKLRNGAHVIETRMKPGEEREITFWVRYT is encoded by the coding sequence ATGAGTGCGGTTCGCGCCTTCGTCGGTCTGGCGCTGGCTCTTGCCAGTTCGCCGCTGGCTGCGCGTGATCTGGTTCAGGCGTCACAGCCAAGCGATGTCGCAGTCACGATCTATCGTGACCCCTACGGCGACTTTGACCGCAATGACCCGCGCGGTTTTGCGATGATCAGTGAAACGCGCTCGGTCACTTTGCCTGCAGGCGACTCCACAATTCGGTTTGAAGGTGTAGCCGAGGGGATGATCGCGGTTTCTGCGATTGTTTCAGGTCTGCCAGGCGGAACGATCGAGAAGAACCGCAACGCCGATCTGCTTTCGCCAGCGGCGCTTGTCGATGGGACTTTGGGAAATCGTGTCACTATCACGCGAACCAATCCCGCAACCGGGCAAGAGGAGAGCGAGCAAGCAATTGTCCGCACCCGAGCAGATGGTGGGATCGTCCTTCAGACTTCGCTGGGTTACGAGGCGGTGCGGTGTTCAGGGTTGCCTGAACGGGTGAATTTCGACTCTATCCCTGATGGTCTGTCCGCACAGCCAGTGTTCTCCATCGACACACATGATGAAACCGGCGGTACTTACCAAGTGACGTTGACTTACCTGTCTTGGGGCTTCGATTGGCAAGCGCACTATGTCACGAGGCTGGAAAAACCCGGGCGTCGCAGCAAGCAAAATGCAAGCATGCTCAGCTGGTTGACGCTGGTGAACGATAATGCCCAGAGCTTTCAGAACGCGGAGCTTATGGTGGTGGCAGGTAAACTCAATGTCGAGAGTGACTTTGAGGAACTGGCACAGCCGCCTCGAGGAGAGCCTCTCCGCCTGACATGCTGGCCAAGGGGAAATACTGCTGCAGGAAGTGTTCCCGATGTCTATCCCAACCTGCCGCCTCCTCCGCCGCCATCGCCGATGATGAATGAAACCATCGTGGTTACGGGTGCGCGCGTACGTTCTGAGATGTTTGATGCGGCCGCACCGGTCGCGGTTCTGGCCGGAGAGGAAAACCTCGGAGACCTTAAGCTCTTTCGCGTTCCGGAGCCGATTACAGTTCGTGCCAAGGGGCTCAAGCAGGTTGCCTTCCTGAAAAAGGACAGAGTGCGCGGCGAAATGATCTATGAGGCGGCATGCGCCTACTGGGACAGTCGTAATGAAGGATCGTTTGAACCTGCTCGCTTAATGTTCATCACGGAGAACGATGAAGAGCACGGTCTAGGGGTCTCATTGCCGCGCGGCGGGGTTACCGTGTTTGAACCCTCATCCGCAGGCGAACTTCTGGTCGGCGAAGATGACATCCGCGATTATCCGGTCGGTCAAGAGGTCGAGATCCAGCTGACGCAAAGCACGAACCTCTTTTACAAATGTACGGCGACCGGGAAGACCAGATCGGCAAGGGAAGGGCAATCAGAATGGCGAGAGATGCGTACGGCGATAACCAACGCCAGTTCACAATCCGCGCGACTTAGGCTTGAGATCGGTTCTACCGACAATGTCGAAGTGCAGCGCGTTAAGGGATTAAAACTTCGAAATGGCGCCCATGTGATAGAAACGCGAATGAAGCCAGGCGAAGAACGGGAGATCACGTTCTGGGTTCGTTACACCTGA
- a CDS encoding response regulator has protein sequence MTPFGGTIETTGSRTHLRLFVSLALALVASAGVLWIATGELLLVLAYSLGIAILLAGALAFQRMQAAPESEVVGMPDWSVTVAAIEVPGAAVAITDRANRLTCANSSFIEWFGLDAAPPNIALNRASQEELLRMIRHAWRDGSARSDKLESVETETRWRAEAERAGRGDDHLIWRFRKIEPEIADPLVSYDVTGAFGTMLSKAGIETAITAPDGTIKSVSSGFAERATGDANSTLAGQDFVSFLRSDDRDRIFFTREGRSGTPQTLIHVPLDDPNMSSTTGPDESPSLMLLIDAGVGIGGGWENSSTGTAQLEGLLGQLPLGLAMTDRDGRFLFSNGAFLRAVNREEQGLPSFPTDLVVRDDKAALSDAVRRHGRGPSTSGNMAIRLANEPDETISLGLAGVRGMGDASVLLSLTDSSQETQLKRQVAQATKMQAVGQLAGGVAHDFNNVLTAIIGTCDLMLLRHTPGDSDYDDIQQILQNSNRAASLTRQLLAFSRQQTLRPEILQLPDVVSEVGPLITRLLGEKIEYSINHDRDLGAVRADPQQLEQVIMNLAVNARDAINMHRGGTGKISLTTRRVNMREVEQMGSEILPAADYTVLVLEDTGGGIPEAVMPKLFEPFFTTKEQGKGTGLGLSTAYGIVKQSGGFLFADNVKGSGGRVVGARFTMYLPVHEGSVPAAVEDPIEEQSSEWSGGGRLLLVEDEDMVRAVAERALTRAGYDVTTCSDGEEGLSAIASGGEFDLVVSDVVMPGMDGPAMARAIRELHPDLPVLFMSGYAEEQLRKDIDIPKMYFLPKPFSVQQIGDKVADVMRGLARK, from the coding sequence ATGACGCCATTTGGCGGCACAATCGAAACAACGGGAAGCAGAACTCACTTGCGGCTGTTCGTCAGTTTGGCGCTTGCTTTGGTTGCAAGTGCTGGCGTGCTTTGGATCGCCACAGGTGAATTGCTATTGGTACTTGCCTACTCGTTAGGAATTGCAATTCTGCTCGCAGGTGCGCTGGCTTTCCAAAGGATGCAAGCCGCACCTGAGTCAGAAGTAGTCGGCATGCCCGATTGGTCGGTCACTGTCGCAGCAATTGAAGTGCCAGGAGCGGCAGTTGCGATTACGGACCGGGCGAACCGTCTAACCTGTGCCAATTCGAGTTTTATAGAATGGTTCGGTCTGGACGCGGCGCCACCGAACATCGCTTTGAATCGGGCCAGTCAGGAAGAGCTTTTGCGTATGATTCGTCATGCCTGGCGGGATGGTTCAGCGCGTTCGGACAAGCTCGAAAGTGTGGAAACGGAGACAAGATGGCGCGCGGAGGCAGAACGAGCAGGTCGCGGTGATGATCACCTGATATGGCGGTTTCGCAAGATTGAGCCAGAGATCGCCGATCCGCTGGTGAGCTACGATGTCACAGGCGCATTCGGGACGATGCTCTCCAAGGCGGGAATTGAGACTGCGATCACTGCGCCTGACGGGACGATCAAGAGTGTGAGTTCCGGGTTCGCCGAACGTGCCACGGGAGACGCGAATTCGACATTGGCCGGTCAGGACTTCGTCTCATTTCTGAGGTCGGATGACCGAGACCGGATATTTTTCACAAGAGAAGGGCGAAGCGGTACACCGCAAACGCTGATTCACGTTCCGCTAGATGATCCGAATATGTCATCCACGACAGGCCCGGATGAGTCGCCTTCCTTGATGCTACTGATAGACGCAGGTGTCGGTATTGGCGGCGGATGGGAGAATTCATCTACAGGCACGGCTCAGCTCGAAGGTCTATTGGGTCAGCTTCCGCTGGGATTGGCGATGACCGATCGCGACGGGCGCTTCCTGTTTTCGAATGGCGCCTTTTTGCGGGCAGTTAATCGTGAAGAGCAGGGGCTGCCTTCATTCCCGACTGATCTAGTGGTGCGGGATGATAAAGCCGCGCTGTCCGACGCGGTTCGTCGCCACGGGCGAGGCCCATCGACCAGCGGCAATATGGCAATTCGCCTGGCGAATGAGCCGGACGAAACCATCTCGCTTGGACTTGCAGGAGTGCGGGGCATGGGTGATGCCTCGGTTCTGTTAAGCCTGACCGACTCCAGTCAGGAGACACAGCTTAAACGGCAAGTCGCACAAGCCACCAAGATGCAGGCTGTTGGTCAGTTGGCGGGCGGTGTTGCGCACGATTTCAACAATGTGCTGACTGCGATCATCGGGACGTGCGACCTGATGTTGTTGCGTCATACGCCCGGGGACAGCGATTACGACGATATCCAGCAGATTCTGCAGAACTCAAACCGGGCAGCCTCTTTGACAAGGCAATTGCTTGCATTCTCACGCCAGCAAACCTTGCGGCCTGAAATTCTGCAATTGCCTGATGTAGTGAGTGAAGTTGGTCCGCTGATCACACGGCTTCTTGGTGAAAAGATCGAATACAGTATCAATCATGACCGCGATCTTGGGGCGGTACGGGCTGACCCGCAACAGCTTGAACAAGTGATCATGAACCTTGCTGTAAACGCGCGCGACGCAATCAATATGCACCGTGGCGGAACCGGCAAAATATCGCTCACCACGCGTCGCGTGAACATGCGCGAGGTCGAGCAGATGGGCTCTGAGATTCTGCCCGCAGCAGATTATACTGTGCTGGTTCTGGAAGACACAGGCGGCGGTATTCCCGAAGCGGTAATGCCTAAACTGTTCGAACCATTCTTCACAACCAAGGAGCAGGGCAAGGGTACAGGGTTAGGACTGTCGACGGCCTATGGTATTGTGAAGCAATCCGGCGGCTTCCTTTTCGCGGACAATGTGAAAGGTTCGGGCGGGCGCGTAGTTGGCGCGCGTTTCACCATGTATTTGCCCGTTCATGAGGGATCTGTCCCTGCGGCCGTCGAAGATCCAATCGAAGAGCAATCGAGCGAATGGTCCGGCGGCGGTCGATTGCTGCTGGTGGAAGATGAAGACATGGTGCGTGCAGTGGCCGAACGGGCACTCACCCGGGCCGGCTATGACGTCACAACCTGCAGCGATGGCGAAGAGGGGCTCTCGGCCATAGCCAGCGGCGGGGAGTTTGATCTTGTAGTCAGCGACGTTGTTATGCCCGGTATGGATGGACCCGCCATGGCGCGCGCTATCCGCGAGCTTCATCCTGACCTGCCGGTATTGTTCATGTCTGGCTATGCCGAAGAACAATTGCGCAAGGATATCGACATTCCAAAAATGTACTTCCTGCCCAAACCATTCAGTGTGCAGCAGATCGGCGACAAGGTTGCAGATGTCATGCGAGGTCTCGCTCGAAAGTAG